A single window of Providencia alcalifaciens DNA harbors:
- a CDS encoding phosphoenolpyruvate hydrolase family protein yields MKHNREDLLKNFREMIARGEPIIGGGAGTGLSAKCEEAGGIDLIVIYNSGRYRMAGRGSLAGLLAYGNANEIVMDMAKEVLPVVKHTPVLAGVNGTDPFCQFDKFLDDIKATGFAGVQNFPTVGLIDGNFRANLEETGMGYGLEVDMIRMAHEKGLLTTPYVFSREDAIAMAQAGADIIVPHMGLTTGGNIGAETAVTLADCVELINDWAKAAKSVRDDVIILCHGGPIATPEDAEYILAHCPDCHGFYGASSMERLPTEVALKETTQQFKSITR; encoded by the coding sequence ATGAAACATAACCGCGAAGACTTACTGAAAAATTTCAGAGAGATGATTGCTCGTGGAGAACCCATCATTGGCGGTGGTGCAGGGACTGGTCTATCCGCTAAATGTGAAGAAGCCGGTGGCATCGACTTAATCGTTATTTATAATTCAGGTCGTTACCGTATGGCAGGACGCGGCTCTCTCGCCGGTCTGCTGGCTTATGGTAATGCTAACGAAATCGTGATGGATATGGCGAAAGAAGTTCTCCCTGTCGTGAAGCACACCCCTGTGCTTGCAGGGGTTAACGGTACCGACCCATTCTGCCAGTTCGATAAATTCCTTGATGATATCAAGGCGACTGGCTTTGCTGGGGTGCAAAACTTCCCAACCGTCGGGCTGATTGACGGTAACTTCCGTGCCAATTTAGAAGAAACAGGCATGGGCTACGGTTTAGAAGTCGATATGATCCGCATGGCACATGAAAAAGGGTTATTAACCACGCCATACGTCTTTAGCCGTGAAGATGCCATTGCAATGGCGCAGGCCGGTGCAGATATTATTGTGCCACACATGGGCCTGACCACTGGCGGTAACATCGGTGCGGAAACCGCTGTCACACTGGCTGATTGCGTTGAACTTATCAATGATTGGGCGAAAGCCGCAAAATCTGTGCGTGATGATGTGATTATTCTGTGCCACGGTGGCCCTATCGCCACGCCTGAAGATGCAGAATATATTTTAGCGCATTGCCCTGATTGCCACGGCTTCTACGGTGCAAGTTCCATGGAACGTTTACCGACAGAAGTGGCATTAAAAGAGACCACACAGCAATTTAAATCAATAACTCGCTAG
- a CDS encoding YbdD/YjiX family protein — MFGNLGKTGKYLGQAARMLVGIPDYDTYVQHMKDNHPDKPVMTYKEFFRERQDARYGGNGKGGFRCC; from the coding sequence ATGTTTGGAAATTTGGGTAAAACCGGTAAATATTTAGGGCAGGCGGCGCGTATGCTGGTGGGGATCCCTGATTACGATACCTATGTGCAGCATATGAAAGATAATCACCCCGATAAACCTGTGATGACCTATAAAGAGTTTTTTCGTGAACGACAAGATGCTCGCTATGGCGGCAATGGTAAAGGCGGATTTCGCTGTTGTTAA
- a CDS encoding serine dehydratase subunit alpha family protein: protein MATQTEELLWQYFINAVKQDVKPALGCTEPISLAYAAAKAASYLSSPVIRVAAFVSPNLMKNGMGVTVPGTGMVGLPIAAALGAVGGDPDAGLEVLKSASPEAIARSKAMLADGSITVDIKSPCDDVVYSEATAYSENDSATVIIAGSHTHIVKIIHGDQVLFDITESQTETRDPVDCGTDVSLPKVTAKAVYEFATQAPLDDIRFILEAAHLNDALSQEGLRNSYGLHIGKTLQTQRDRGLLSKDLLSEIMIRTTAASDARMGGAVLPAMSNSGSGNQGIAATMPVVVTADYLQSTEEQLARALMLSHLMAIYIHNQLPALSALCAATTAAMGAAAGIAWLLEARYEVVAMAISSMIGDVSGMICDGASNSCAMKVSTSASAAYKAVLMALDNSCVRGSDGIVSDDVDQSIANLCSLAAGSMRHTDIQIIEIMSSKTLRS from the coding sequence ATGGCAACGCAAACTGAAGAACTTCTCTGGCAATATTTTATCAATGCCGTCAAACAAGACGTTAAACCTGCACTGGGCTGCACTGAACCTATTTCCCTTGCTTATGCAGCGGCAAAAGCAGCGTCTTATCTGTCATCGCCAGTGATCCGCGTTGCCGCATTTGTTTCCCCGAATCTCATGAAAAATGGTATGGGTGTCACCGTTCCAGGTACCGGAATGGTAGGATTACCGATTGCCGCGGCGCTAGGTGCTGTGGGCGGTGATCCAGATGCAGGGTTAGAAGTGTTAAAGTCAGCCTCGCCAGAAGCGATTGCACGCAGTAAAGCGATGCTCGCAGACGGTTCCATCACCGTTGATATTAAATCCCCTTGTGATGATGTTGTTTATTCAGAAGCAACAGCCTACAGCGAAAATGATTCTGCCACGGTGATCATCGCAGGCTCTCACACTCATATTGTCAAAATTATCCACGGTGATCAGGTTCTCTTCGATATTACTGAGAGTCAAACAGAAACCCGAGATCCCGTTGATTGTGGTACCGATGTTAGCTTACCTAAAGTCACCGCTAAGGCTGTTTATGAGTTCGCCACTCAAGCACCATTAGACGATATTCGTTTCATTCTTGAAGCCGCACACTTAAATGATGCATTGTCTCAAGAAGGTTTGCGCAATAGCTATGGCCTGCATATTGGTAAGACTCTGCAAACTCAGCGTGACCGTGGTTTATTATCCAAAGATTTATTATCTGAAATAATGATCCGCACGACAGCAGCCTCCGATGCACGTATGGGCGGCGCGGTATTACCCGCCATGAGTAATTCCGGTTCAGGTAACCAAGGTATTGCCGCTACCATGCCGGTCGTCGTCACCGCAGATTATTTGCAATCGACTGAAGAACAATTAGCTCGTGCGCTGATGCTTTCACATTTAATGGCGATTTATATTCATAATCAACTGCCTGCCCTTTCTGCATTATGTGCTGCAACGACCGCCGCAATGGGTGCTGCCGCAGGGATTGCGTGGTTATTAGAAGCTCGCTATGAAGTGGTCGCAATGGCAATTTCTAGCATGATCGGCGACGTCAGCGGCATGATCTGTGATGGAGCATCCAACAGCTGTGCAATGAAAGTCTCCACCAGTGCCAGTGCGGCATACAAAGCCGTATTGATGGCGCTAGATAATAGCTGCGTAAGAGGCTCGGACGGGATTGTGTCGGATGATGTGGATCAGTCAATTGCGAACTTGTGTTCGTTGGCGGCAGGTTCGATGCGGCATACGGACATTCAAATCATAGAAATAATGTCCTCCAAAACTCTTCGTTCTTAA
- a CDS encoding diaminopimelate dehydrogenase — MTKIKTAIVGYGNIGRYALEAVQAADDFELVGIVRRNTQDIPAELAGYKVVDDIEKLDGVDVALLCSPTRAIGTLAEKILSLGINTVDSFDVHADIVALKHQLDSVAKKHNSVSIVSAGWDPGSDSIMRTLMLAMAPKGVTYTNFGPGMSMGHSVAAKAVDGVKDALSVTIPLGTGVHRRMVYVELEAGAKFDDVVCGIKQDSYFSSDETHIRQVDSIDALKDVGHGVQMTHKGVSGATHNQLFEYSMRINNPALTSQFMVSAARATMKQLAGAYTVIEIPPVNFLQGDLDNLIAKLV; from the coding sequence ATGACAAAAATTAAAACAGCAATAGTGGGTTACGGCAATATTGGTCGTTATGCACTAGAAGCTGTTCAAGCCGCTGATGATTTCGAATTAGTCGGAATTGTACGTCGTAATACCCAAGATATTCCAGCGGAATTAGCCGGATATAAAGTGGTTGATGACATCGAAAAATTAGATGGCGTGGATGTTGCGTTACTTTGTTCCCCGACAAGAGCTATCGGAACTTTAGCAGAGAAAATCTTAAGCTTAGGGATTAATACCGTAGATAGCTTCGATGTGCACGCTGATATCGTGGCATTAAAACACCAGCTTGATAGCGTCGCGAAGAAACATAACAGTGTATCAATTGTATCAGCAGGCTGGGATCCAGGTTCTGACTCCATCATGCGTACACTGATGCTAGCGATGGCACCAAAAGGGGTAACTTATACTAACTTTGGTCCAGGCATGAGTATGGGGCACAGTGTTGCTGCAAAAGCGGTTGATGGCGTGAAAGATGCGCTTTCAGTCACCATTCCTCTAGGCACTGGCGTCCATCGCCGTATGGTGTATGTTGAGCTGGAAGCGGGTGCAAAGTTTGATGATGTGGTATGTGGGATCAAGCAAGATAGTTATTTCTCTTCCGATGAAACCCATATTCGCCAAGTAGATAGCATTGATGCATTGAAAGATGTGGGGCACGGAGTCCAAATGACCCATAAAGGGGTTTCTGGTGCGACGCACAATCAGTTATTTGAATACTCAATGCGCATCAATAACCCTGCATTAACGTCGCAGTTTATGGTATCTGCCGCACGGGCAACGATGAAACAGCTTGCGGGTGCTTATACCGTCATTGAAATCCCACCAGTGAACTTCCTGCAAGGTGATTTAGATAACTTAATCGCTAAACTGGTTTAA
- a CDS encoding Tm-1-like ATP-binding domain-containing protein translates to MQKHQGFIYVASTLDTKSAELFYVSDLIKNAGLAVRTVDLSTQPSLLEKNADVTAQMVASFHPQGAGAIFCGDRGKAIEAMAQAFSIYLAAQTDVAAILGLGGSGGTALITPAMQILPVGVPKLMVSTMASGDISGYIGASDISMMYSVTDVSGLNVISRKVLKNAANQIAGAVWFDNGESDPAENKPAIALTMFGVTTPCVQQLTAKLEHDHDCLVFHATGSGGKAMEKLIDSRLLDSVLDITTTEVCDYLFGGVLACDEDRFGAIARTQTPCVLSCGALDMVNFGRPSTVPEQYKDRQFYHHNAQVTLMRTTIEENRQMGHWIAEKLNACEGEIRFIIPTAGFSALDIDGAPFWDPQADQAFIDALTQHLVTTEKRQLILSPHHINSSEFCDQVIELHQEIVNK, encoded by the coding sequence ATGCAAAAACATCAGGGTTTTATTTATGTCGCAAGTACCCTAGACACAAAAAGCGCTGAACTTTTTTATGTCAGTGACTTAATAAAAAATGCAGGGCTTGCTGTACGTACCGTTGATTTGAGTACTCAGCCATCATTATTAGAAAAAAATGCTGATGTCACCGCCCAAATGGTTGCCAGTTTCCACCCTCAAGGTGCTGGTGCCATTTTCTGCGGGGATCGCGGGAAAGCGATAGAAGCGATGGCGCAAGCCTTCAGCATCTATCTTGCTGCACAAACTGACGTCGCCGCAATACTTGGGCTAGGCGGCTCAGGGGGTACGGCACTGATTACACCAGCAATGCAAATTTTACCTGTCGGTGTGCCAAAACTTATGGTCTCCACCATGGCTTCGGGAGATATTTCCGGGTATATCGGCGCGAGCGATATCTCCATGATGTACTCCGTCACGGATGTTTCTGGGCTCAATGTCATTTCACGTAAAGTCCTGAAAAATGCAGCCAACCAAATTGCCGGTGCAGTCTGGTTTGATAACGGTGAAAGCGATCCCGCTGAAAATAAACCCGCAATTGCCTTGACCATGTTTGGTGTCACCACACCTTGCGTCCAGCAATTGACTGCAAAATTAGAACACGACCATGACTGCCTTGTGTTCCATGCAACGGGAAGTGGCGGTAAAGCCATGGAAAAATTGATTGATAGCCGCTTATTAGATTCCGTTTTGGATATCACCACCACGGAAGTGTGCGACTACCTATTTGGTGGCGTGTTGGCTTGCGATGAAGACCGCTTTGGTGCCATCGCACGAACTCAAACACCTTGCGTATTATCTTGTGGTGCATTGGACATGGTGAACTTTGGCCGCCCTTCCACCGTGCCAGAACAGTATAAAGATAGACAGTTTTATCACCATAATGCCCAAGTCACACTGATGAGAACGACCATAGAAGAAAACCGTCAGATGGGGCATTGGATAGCAGAAAAGCTGAATGCTTGTGAGGGCGAAATTCGCTTTATTATCCCAACAGCCGGTTTTTCCGCATTAGACATCGACGGCGCACCATTTTGGGATCCGCAGGCAGACCAAGCCTTTATCGACGCATTAACACAGCACTTAGTCACAACAGAAAAACGACAATTAATATTAAGCCCGCATCACATTAATTCATCAGAGTTCTGTGATCAGGTTATTGAATTACACCAGGAAATAGTAAACAAGTAG
- a CDS encoding YacC family pilotin-like protein: MQKFILMSCLMMLLGLTNTAKALSTNEAEDLADLTAVFIYLKYDCGYSQIPDREIERAIVYFAKSNKWDLGNYNSDKMSKLNKESYDDLKGIPLTQEFKCQSLARDSLGLFAYVK, from the coding sequence ATGCAAAAATTTATATTGATGTCATGCTTAATGATGCTTTTGGGGCTAACCAATACCGCCAAAGCACTCTCTACCAATGAAGCTGAAGACCTCGCTGATCTGACCGCTGTGTTTATTTATTTAAAATATGATTGCGGCTATTCCCAAATTCCTGACAGAGAAATTGAGCGCGCCATTGTTTACTTTGCGAAAAGTAATAAATGGGACTTGGGAAACTACAACTCAGATAAAATGAGCAAGCTGAATAAAGAAAGCTACGATGATTTAAAAGGTATTCCACTGACTCAAGAGTTTAAATGTCAATCTTTGGCGAGAGACTCTTTAGGGCTATTTGCTTACGTAAAATAA
- the yjiA gene encoding GTPase: MKPINVTILTGFLGAGKTTLLSHILNAEHGHKIAVIENEFGEVPIDNALIGDRATQITTLSNGCICCSRSNELENALLDLLDGLDSGKLDFERLVIECTGMADPGPITQTFFSHEVLCERYLLDGIITLVDAVHADKQLNDFAIAQAQIGYADRILLTKTDIEPNTDALIERLQRINARAPIYPVVHGDINLDLLLDIEGFLLDSKLNIKQPTFRFAPKQQNEVGSIVLEFDYPVELMAVSQVMEDLLIGFADNLLRYKGILSIVDEPKRLLFQGVQRLYSADWDRDWGEDETRSSVLVFIGIDLPEAEIREKFAALETRN, encoded by the coding sequence ATGAAACCAATCAATGTAACGATTTTAACGGGCTTTTTGGGTGCAGGAAAAACCACGCTATTGAGCCACATTCTCAACGCGGAGCATGGTCATAAAATTGCAGTGATCGAAAATGAGTTCGGCGAAGTCCCTATTGATAATGCGTTGATTGGCGACCGTGCCACGCAAATTACCACCTTAAGCAACGGGTGTATTTGTTGCAGTCGTTCTAATGAGTTAGAGAATGCGTTGTTGGATTTATTGGACGGTTTAGACAGCGGCAAACTCGATTTTGAACGTTTAGTGATTGAGTGTACGGGAATGGCAGACCCAGGACCGATTACACAAACATTTTTCTCCCATGAAGTGCTGTGCGAGCGTTATTTATTGGATGGCATTATTACTTTGGTGGATGCGGTTCACGCCGATAAGCAACTTAATGATTTCGCCATTGCCCAAGCGCAAATTGGTTATGCTGACAGAATCCTTCTCACCAAAACTGACATAGAGCCAAACACCGATGCGTTGATTGAGCGTTTGCAGCGGATTAATGCCCGAGCACCGATTTATCCGGTGGTTCATGGGGATATTAATTTAGATTTGTTGTTAGATATTGAGGGATTTTTGCTGGATTCAAAACTAAATATTAAGCAACCGACGTTCCGTTTTGCCCCTAAGCAGCAAAATGAGGTGGGGTCGATTGTGTTGGAGTTTGATTATCCGGTTGAGTTAATGGCCGTCTCCCAAGTGATGGAAGATTTGCTGATTGGTTTTGCGGATAATTTATTGCGTTATAAAGGAATTTTGTCCATCGTCGACGAGCCAAAACGCCTATTATTCCAAGGAGTCCAGCGCCTTTATAGCGCCGACTGGGACAGAGATTGGGGCGAAGATGAAACCCGCAGCAGCGTTCTCGTTTTCATCGGCATCGATCTCCCAGAAGCCGAAATCCGCGAAAAATTCGCCGCACTAGAAACCAGAAATTAA
- a CDS encoding MATE family efflux transporter, producing MHQPDVTERSLYSLSWPIFIDIFLHLATLLINTYMVSHVSTAYLAAMGVGNQVFDLFITIFNFISVGCSVVIAQYLGAGRRDKASQAIHISIAFNFILGFSSALIALFFGYKILTIMNTPSHLMDDGYAYLHILGICLIPEAITIILAACLRVYGKAQPAMWVTLIANIITVIGNMIVLYGFFGLPQYGLEGVAWSTVVGRVVAVILLFCLLFYGLRIKFTPMMLIRWSSKMLSKILHIGLPAAGENLVWILHFMTASAFIGLMGETALAAQTLYFQLSLFIMLFGISISIGNEIMVGHLVGAKRFEDAYHRAFKSLKWGFYVTIGVVFAFWLFRAPILDSLTDDQGIIQLLLPIFLLSVFLEPGRTINIVMVNALRASGDAKFPLLTAVLFMWGIAIPLGYFLGIKMEMGLIGIWIGFFVDEWVRGLTNAWRWRSRKWQSKRLDLES from the coding sequence ATGCATCAGCCCGATGTCACTGAGAGGTCACTCTATTCCCTCAGTTGGCCAATCTTTATTGATATTTTCCTTCATTTGGCCACCTTATTAATTAATACCTACATGGTTAGCCATGTATCGACTGCCTACCTCGCTGCAATGGGGGTCGGGAATCAGGTCTTTGACCTATTTATTACTATCTTTAACTTTATTAGCGTGGGATGTAGCGTCGTTATCGCCCAATATCTGGGTGCAGGTCGCCGTGATAAAGCTAGCCAAGCCATTCATATTTCCATCGCCTTTAACTTTATATTAGGTTTCTCCAGCGCCTTAATTGCGCTCTTTTTTGGCTACAAAATTCTGACCATTATGAATACCCCATCCCACTTAATGGATGATGGGTATGCGTATTTACACATTTTGGGTATCTGTTTAATTCCAGAAGCGATCACCATCATTCTCGCGGCTTGTTTACGCGTTTATGGGAAAGCTCAGCCAGCGATGTGGGTCACGCTGATTGCTAACATCATTACCGTGATTGGTAACATGATTGTGCTGTATGGCTTCTTTGGTTTACCGCAATATGGTCTGGAAGGCGTTGCATGGTCAACGGTGGTTGGCCGCGTTGTGGCGGTTATTTTACTGTTCTGCCTGCTGTTCTACGGTTTAAGAATCAAGTTTACCCCAATGATGCTGATCCGCTGGTCCAGTAAAATGCTGAGCAAAATCCTGCATATTGGCCTACCTGCCGCAGGCGAAAATTTGGTGTGGATCCTTCACTTTATGACTGCATCTGCCTTTATCGGCTTAATGGGTGAAACCGCCCTTGCGGCGCAAACCCTCTACTTCCAGCTTTCGCTATTTATTATGCTGTTTGGAATTTCCATCAGTATTGGTAATGAGATTATGGTCGGGCATTTAGTCGGTGCTAAGCGCTTTGAAGATGCCTATCATCGTGCGTTTAAGAGTTTGAAATGGGGCTTTTACGTCACTATCGGCGTGGTGTTTGCGTTCTGGTTATTCCGTGCACCAATCCTCGATAGCTTAACGGACGATCAAGGCATCATTCAGCTATTACTGCCAATTTTCTTATTATCCGTGTTCTTAGAACCGGGCCGTACTATCAACATCGTCATGGTAAACGCCCTTCGCGCCTCGGGTGATGCGAAGTTCCCATTATTGACCGCCGTGCTCTTTATGTGGGGAATCGCCATTCCGCTGGGCTACTTCCTTGGCATAAAAATGGAAATGGGGTTAATCGGTATCTGGATTGGATTCTTTGTCGATGAATGGGTTCGTGGACTCACCAATGCGTGGCGCTGGCGCTCACGTAAATGGCAAAGCAAACGCCTCGATTTAGAAAGCTAA
- a CDS encoding AbrB family transcriptional regulator, translating into MIKLIKMSVGIILCAIVGGALTYIGIPLALMFGPIIAIIIFHRLGFSFPIPKHTITFVQVTLGTSVGLMFNQVSLKDTDNLLLLLLMLVACLAVQFSFSFFWFHRKVGWTKQEAMLGSVPGAMAAILALTDHTHTPPQKIVISHTIRLIILILLAGLVVGSEGDPQPLIEWPTLTLESTFWLLVIVTVGVVVGMFLQRLRVPAPFMLTSLGAATLIQGWIDVQLHFPLMLTELSMVLIGMNIGNHFIVFPLSALIKNIYSSAQVVIINIILTFLITVFAAWMTGYDIAVLLLAWAPGSMEAMTFAAITMNLDAGFVMSNHIIRMVIIQTIPSVVLFWQERKGKKEG; encoded by the coding sequence ATGATAAAGCTGATAAAAATGAGTGTTGGGATCATTCTTTGTGCCATTGTTGGCGGCGCACTCACTTATATCGGCATTCCCTTAGCGTTGATGTTCGGTCCGATTATCGCCATTATCATTTTCCATCGTCTTGGTTTCTCATTCCCTATCCCTAAACACACCATTACCTTTGTTCAAGTGACACTCGGAACCTCTGTAGGGTTGATGTTTAATCAAGTGTCGCTGAAGGATACAGATAACTTATTGTTACTGCTATTGATGCTGGTGGCCTGTTTAGCCGTACAGTTTTCATTTAGTTTTTTCTGGTTTCACCGCAAGGTAGGGTGGACAAAACAGGAAGCGATGTTAGGCTCGGTGCCGGGAGCGATGGCGGCTATCCTTGCCTTAACGGATCATACTCATACTCCGCCGCAAAAAATTGTTATATCCCATACTATTCGTTTGATTATTCTTATTTTATTGGCAGGCTTGGTGGTAGGAAGTGAGGGTGATCCTCAGCCGCTAATTGAATGGCCAACGTTAACGCTCGAATCCACGTTCTGGTTATTGGTGATTGTGACGGTGGGTGTGGTGGTCGGGATGTTTTTGCAACGCCTCCGAGTACCGGCTCCTTTTATGTTAACGTCCCTCGGGGCGGCAACGTTAATTCAAGGTTGGATTGATGTTCAGCTCCATTTCCCATTGATGCTGACTGAGTTGAGCATGGTTTTAATTGGGATGAATATCGGTAATCATTTCATTGTGTTCCCGCTATCTGCCCTGATAAAAAACATTTACTCTTCAGCCCAAGTGGTGATCATCAATATTATTTTGACCTTTTTGATCACGGTGTTTGCTGCGTGGATGACGGGGTATGATATTGCGGTGCTATTGTTGGCTTGGGCACCGGGAAGTATGGAAGCCATGACTTTTGCTGCAATAACGATGAATTTGGATGCGGGCTTTGTGATGTCTAACCATATTATTCGGATGGTGATTATCCAAACTATTCCATCGGTAGTTCTGTTTTGGCAGGAGAGAAAAGGGAAGAAAGAGGGATAA
- a CDS encoding TetR/AcrR family transcriptional regulator, protein MPLSHLMPDYKGTRKRTYNLLVSTAVELFEKGAMPSVSELAMEAGVSRATAYRYFPTQSDLIAATVNVSLGPILTWKPQSEKTEERIDELLRYAFPRMFAHEGVLRAALQTSLQQWALGRSSPSPEPEEKRLERGNRKDILAMVTSPMKSEFPNEVIDKVIKAFSVIYGSEIFLVLKDIWKLDNDQVTEIAQWMAKAIINQATEDKQQIEKP, encoded by the coding sequence ATGCCACTGAGCCATCTCATGCCAGACTACAAAGGAACGCGCAAACGTACCTATAACTTACTCGTGTCAACGGCCGTTGAGCTATTTGAAAAAGGGGCAATGCCGTCAGTGTCTGAGTTAGCGATGGAAGCGGGCGTTTCGCGTGCGACGGCGTATCGTTATTTTCCAACGCAAAGTGATCTGATTGCCGCGACAGTGAATGTTAGCCTCGGCCCTATTTTGACGTGGAAACCGCAAAGCGAAAAAACAGAAGAGCGGATCGATGAGCTGTTACGTTATGCGTTCCCGCGTATGTTTGCTCACGAAGGGGTTTTGCGTGCGGCGTTACAAACATCACTTCAACAGTGGGCGTTAGGGCGTTCATCACCTTCACCGGAACCCGAAGAGAAACGATTAGAGCGCGGTAATCGTAAAGATATTTTGGCGATGGTCACATCACCGATGAAATCTGAGTTCCCAAATGAAGTCATTGATAAAGTAATCAAAGCATTTTCCGTGATCTACGGTTCAGAAATTTTCTTGGTATTAAAAGATATCTGGAAATTGGATAACGATCAGGTCACTGAAATTGCACAGTGGATGGCAAAAGCCATTATTAATCAAGCGACTGAGGATAAGCAGCAGATTGAAAAGCCATAG